In the genome of Globicephala melas chromosome 7, mGloMel1.2, whole genome shotgun sequence, one region contains:
- the LOC115850227 gene encoding small nuclear ribonucleoprotein E-like, producing the protein MAYRGQGQKVQKVMVQPINLIFRYLQNISRIQVWLYEQVNMRTQGCITGFDEYMKLVLDDAEEIHSKPKSRKQLGRIMLKGDNVILLQSVSN; encoded by the coding sequence ATGGCGTACCGGGGCCAGGGCCAGAAGGTGCAGAAGGTGATGGTGCAGCCCATCAATCTCATCTTcagatatttgcaaaatatatctcGGATTCAGGTGTGGCTTTATGAGCAAGTGAATATGCGGACACAGGGCTGTATCACTGGTTTTGATGAGTATATGAAGCTCGTATTAGATGATGCAGAAGAGATTCATTCTAAACCAAAGTCAAGAAAACAACTGGGTCGGATCATGCTAAAAGGAGATAACGTTATTCTGCTCCAAAGTGTCTCCAACTAG